The following proteins are encoded in a genomic region of Dictyoglomus sp. NZ13-RE01:
- a CDS encoding cytidylate kinase codes for MAIITISRQYGSKGDEIAEKLAKELNYRYFDKFLMTEIAIASGLSEDEVIDYNEDNYKVKGFFDMLFKRREPIAKVTVKDKNSSITIKTFDEEGCISFVQSVIKKLREWGNVVIVGRGGQVLLRDVPNVLHVRIIAPLEFRIKNLMEERNIPEEEAERIILEKDKSAEGYLMRFYNVDWNNPELYHLVINTGFVSVEKAVELIKKAVNIIC; via the coding sequence ATGGCAATTATAACCATATCCAGGCAATATGGGAGTAAGGGTGACGAAATTGCAGAAAAATTAGCAAAGGAATTAAATTATAGATATTTTGATAAATTTTTAATGACTGAGATAGCAATAGCTTCCGGGCTCTCAGAGGATGAGGTTATAGACTATAATGAGGACAACTATAAAGTTAAAGGATTTTTTGACATGCTATTTAAAAGAAGAGAGCCCATAGCAAAGGTAACAGTAAAAGATAAAAATTCTTCTATTACTATTAAGACTTTTGATGAGGAAGGCTGTATTTCTTTTGTGCAATCGGTTATTAAGAAATTAAGAGAGTGGGGCAATGTTGTAATTGTTGGTAGAGGAGGACAGGTGCTATTAAGGGACGTACCTAACGTGCTTCATGTGAGAATTATTGCCCCTTTAGAGTTTAGGATAAAAAATTTAATGGAAGAAAGAAATATTCCTGAGGAAGAGGCGGAAAGGATTATATTGGAAAAGGATAAATCTGCTGAAGGATACTTAATGAGATTTTACAATGTAGACTGGAATAATCCTGAACTTTACCATCTTGTAATTAATACAGGATTTGTAAGTGTAGAAAAGGCTGTAGAATTAATTAAGAAAGCTGTTAATATCATTTGTTAA
- a CDS encoding transcriptional regulator has product MDLTFNPISREEIHKLETALLVGTLFRKEVMEEIRNSSERLTWVDSLAVAAGALARAKANMTVSQIADELGRTEATIREHIKGTSKAGKLINETFEMLKSGELDIDAILASPSKYSEIKKELLEILEKLEGVISKL; this is encoded by the coding sequence TTGGATTTAACTTTCAATCCTATTAGTAGGGAAGAGATTCATAAGTTAGAAACTGCCCTTCTTGTCGGTACCCTTTTTAGAAAAGAAGTGATGGAAGAGATAAGAAACTCTTCAGAAAGGCTTACCTGGGTAGATAGTCTTGCGGTAGCAGCAGGAGCACTTGCCAGGGCTAAGGCTAATATGACTGTCTCTCAAATTGCGGATGAGCTTGGGAGAACAGAAGCCACAATTAGAGAACATATAAAAGGTACTTCAAAGGCAGGTAAGTTAATTAATGAAACTTTTGAAATGCTAAAATCTGGAGAGCTTGATATTGATGCAATTCTTGCAAGTCCCTCTAAATATTCAGAGATAAAAAAGGAGCTTTTGGAAATATTAGAAAAATTAGAAGGGGTAATAAGTAAATTATGA
- the phoU gene encoding phosphate transport system regulatory protein PhoU, which yields MNSYNRKEQSSVDIEKEIMEIREDVGRMSSIVEKMLHQILESLRKRNLDLALDVIQKDDLVDKLYWDIENKCIKILSEYKPNSQNLRVIASTMKIIKDIERIGDYSVDIAKFSSNLLKNFFELPWKDVFILGELSEYMLKEITRIYLNSDLKAIENLALKYKEINQKYQDILNNMMEHIQKNPKITQQIIQLIMISRYLERISDHITNMIEIIYYMETGEKKELHG from the coding sequence ATGAATTCCTACAATAGAAAGGAGCAATCTTCCGTGGATATAGAAAAAGAAATAATGGAGATCAGAGAAGATGTAGGAAGAATGAGTAGCATTGTAGAGAAAATGCTACATCAAATATTAGAATCTCTTAGAAAAAGAAACTTAGACTTAGCCTTAGATGTTATTCAAAAAGATGATTTAGTGGACAAATTATATTGGGATATAGAAAACAAATGTATAAAAATATTATCAGAATATAAGCCAAACTCACAAAACTTAAGGGTAATTGCTTCAACGATGAAGATCATTAAAGATATTGAAAGAATAGGAGATTATTCAGTAGATATAGCTAAGTTCTCTTCTAACCTTCTTAAAAACTTTTTTGAATTGCCATGGAAAGATGTATTTATTTTAGGAGAATTATCTGAATATATGCTGAAAGAAATAACAAGAATCTATCTTAATTCTGATCTAAAGGCAATTGAAAATTTAGCTTTAAAGTATAAAGAAATAAATCAAAAATACCAGGACATACTTAACAATATGATGGAACATATACAGAAAAATCCTAAAATTACCCAACAAATAATCCAATTAATAATGATCTCTCGATATTTAGAGAGGATTTCCGATCATATTACTAATATGATTGAGATTATATATTATATGGAAACAGGAGAAAAAAAGGAACTACATGGTTAA
- the rgy gene encoding reverse gyrase, translating to MAIGAKYYHSCVNCGDINTDHRNEKGLPCEKCLPTEGTDNLLHDLEKFNTLKDYLFYSNFYSQYEEFLKFFEKKFGKPLTGYQRFWAKRLLLSKSFTMVAPTGIGKTTFGLISALWFARNNKKVALIFPTVSLVKQAEERLRKYSEGEPKDNIKILSYHSSMNSKDKEKFEKDFLEDNFDILIISSQFISRRRDIFSSKKFDLVFVDDVDAVLKSSKNIDTLLEMIGIPKELINEALTNIKLRKFGTLNNNRIENHGILIVSSATAKPRGIRPLLFRELLGFEIGRFVLSIRNIVNVRVNKKSKERLLEIIRLLKDGVLLFVENEEEGEKLVDYLLENGIRVGKSWDNFMDSFERFKSGELDVLCGIYTYYGKLVRGIDLPTRIKYAVFWGTPCFRFSTDIDKAPRFVIERVLREKLEDNQKMSRFISNLSNIPIESLRESVRKFISSEEWDKYLKELFPNIKFENKEMVVPDVYTYIQASGRTSRMLEGRLTRGISILFEDDDIVFESLRSRLMFLTEEDWVSEEEIDWSKLIEEVEESRVLRGEPTIDNVKSILMIVESPTKADTISKFLEKADTRRYGKLLVHESLTPNSILLVTATKGHVYDLETKNGVYGVEVLDDKFIPRYNSIKRCLSCGYQFTDEEENCPKCNSNNIDDKKEILKTLRELALEVDEILVATDPDVEGEKISWDVFQYILPVNRNIKRIEMHEITRHGFESARKEERYVSESLVKSQVVRRIEDRWIGFELSGKLQKNFNSYNLSAGRVQSTVLGWIIEREAEYLKSEKEFTQIKFGNNFSLEIEGNIHEDKAEVKILDTLEETLSPLPPFTTSSILSESSRRYGYSVQEVMDILQDLFEYGLITYHRTDSTRISVTGQFVAKNYLEKVGRTDLFVGRSWESEGAHEAIRPVKPINERELADFISEKIAQEITKKHLNIYKLIFNRFLVSQMRNPIVRKQKILIKTDGREIISELIFDIKEDGWNIFYPISVYAPFSDGLYEFERRTYKKHTVPLYTQASIIEEMRNKEIGRPSTYSKIIDILFKRGYIIEDSYKRIRSTQLGRKVYTFLKNKYRDYIVEETTRDLEKLMEIVEKGEKDYQEVLSSLYSDLQKLMRE from the coding sequence ATGGCAATTGGAGCTAAATATTATCATTCATGTGTTAATTGTGGTGATATTAATACTGACCACAGGAATGAGAAAGGACTTCCCTGTGAGAAGTGTTTACCTACAGAGGGCACAGATAACTTGCTTCATGACTTAGAAAAATTTAATACTTTAAAGGATTATCTTTTCTATTCTAATTTTTACTCCCAATACGAAGAATTTCTCAAATTTTTTGAGAAAAAATTCGGAAAACCTTTAACAGGCTATCAAAGGTTTTGGGCAAAGCGATTACTACTATCAAAGAGTTTTACTATGGTTGCTCCAACAGGTATTGGAAAAACAACCTTTGGACTTATATCTGCTTTATGGTTTGCAAGGAATAATAAAAAAGTAGCTTTAATTTTCCCTACAGTTTCTTTAGTAAAACAGGCAGAAGAAAGGCTAAGGAAGTATTCTGAAGGAGAGCCCAAGGATAATATTAAAATCTTATCTTATCACTCTTCTATGAATTCTAAGGATAAGGAAAAATTCGAAAAGGACTTTTTAGAGGACAATTTTGATATCTTAATTATTTCCTCACAATTTATATCAAGAAGGAGAGATATATTTTCCTCTAAGAAATTTGATTTGGTTTTTGTAGACGATGTGGATGCTGTATTAAAATCATCAAAAAATATTGATACTTTGTTAGAGATGATAGGTATTCCAAAGGAGTTAATAAATGAAGCTCTTACAAATATTAAACTTAGAAAGTTTGGAACTTTAAACAATAATAGAATAGAAAATCATGGAATATTGATTGTTTCATCGGCAACTGCAAAACCCCGAGGCATTAGACCTCTTTTATTTAGAGAACTATTAGGATTCGAAATTGGAAGATTTGTTCTAAGCATTAGAAATATTGTAAATGTTAGAGTAAATAAAAAGAGTAAGGAAAGATTATTGGAAATTATAAGATTACTAAAAGATGGTGTTTTATTGTTTGTTGAAAATGAGGAAGAAGGGGAAAAATTAGTAGATTACTTATTGGAAAATGGTATTAGGGTTGGAAAGTCATGGGATAATTTTATGGACTCTTTTGAGAGGTTTAAAAGCGGAGAATTGGATGTTTTATGTGGTATTTATACCTATTATGGTAAGTTAGTGAGAGGTATAGATCTACCTACGAGGATAAAGTATGCAGTTTTTTGGGGTACTCCATGCTTCCGTTTCTCTACTGATATAGATAAGGCTCCAAGGTTTGTTATAGAGAGAGTTTTAAGAGAAAAACTTGAAGATAATCAAAAGATGAGTAGATTCATATCTAATTTAAGTAATATTCCTATAGAGAGTTTGAGGGAGTCTGTACGTAAGTTTATATCCTCAGAAGAATGGGATAAATACTTAAAAGAGTTATTTCCAAATATAAAATTTGAAAATAAGGAAATGGTTGTTCCAGACGTCTATACCTATATACAGGCGTCAGGAAGAACCTCAAGAATGCTTGAGGGTAGATTAACAAGAGGTATTTCAATCCTCTTTGAGGATGATGATATTGTTTTTGAATCTTTGCGCTCCAGATTAATGTTTTTAACTGAAGAAGATTGGGTTTCTGAAGAAGAAATTGATTGGAGTAAACTAATAGAAGAGGTAGAAGAAAGTAGAGTTTTGAGAGGGGAGCCTACAATTGATAATGTGAAGTCAATTCTTATGATTGTAGAATCCCCAACAAAGGCGGATACTATATCAAAATTTTTAGAAAAGGCAGATACAAGAAGGTATGGAAAACTTTTGGTTCACGAATCATTAACACCAAATAGTATTTTGTTAGTAACGGCTACTAAAGGGCATGTTTACGATTTGGAAACAAAAAATGGTGTATATGGGGTTGAAGTCTTAGATGATAAGTTTATCCCCAGATATAACTCAATTAAGAGGTGTTTGTCTTGTGGCTATCAATTCACTGATGAGGAGGAAAATTGTCCTAAATGTAATTCTAATAATATAGATGACAAAAAGGAAATTCTTAAAACATTAAGAGAGTTAGCATTAGAAGTGGATGAGATATTAGTTGCGACTGATCCTGATGTGGAAGGAGAAAAAATTTCTTGGGATGTTTTCCAATATATTTTACCTGTTAATAGAAATATTAAAAGAATAGAGATGCATGAAATTACAAGACACGGTTTTGAGTCTGCTCGGAAAGAGGAGAGATATGTTTCAGAAAGTTTGGTTAAATCACAGGTGGTTAGACGAATAGAGGATAGATGGATTGGATTTGAATTAAGCGGGAAGTTACAAAAAAACTTCAATTCATATAATCTTTCTGCTGGAAGAGTGCAAAGTACTGTCCTTGGTTGGATAATAGAAAGAGAGGCAGAGTATTTAAAGAGTGAGAAAGAGTTTACCCAAATTAAATTTGGTAATAATTTCTCTTTAGAGATAGAAGGCAATATTCATGAAGATAAGGCGGAAGTGAAGATTTTAGATACTTTAGAAGAGACATTGTCCCCTCTTCCACCATTTACTACATCCTCAATTCTCTCGGAAAGTTCCCGTAGATATGGTTATAGTGTGCAAGAAGTTATGGATATTTTGCAGGATCTATTTGAGTATGGACTAATAACCTATCATAGAACGGATTCAACACGTATTTCTGTAACAGGACAATTTGTTGCAAAAAATTATTTGGAAAAAGTTGGGAGAACAGACCTTTTTGTAGGGAGAAGTTGGGAGAGCGAAGGTGCTCATGAGGCAATAAGACCGGTAAAACCAATAAATGAAAGAGAACTGGCAGATTTTATTAGTGAAAAAATAGCCCAGGAAATAACTAAAAAACATCTAAACATTTACAAGTTAATATTTAATAGATTTTTAGTAAGTCAAATGAGAAATCCAATAGTAAGAAAACAGAAGATACTTATAAAAACTGATGGAAGAGAAATAATAAGTGAGTTGATCTTTGATATTAAAGAGGATGGTTGGAACATTTTCTATCCAATTTCAGTATATGCTCCTTTTTCTGATGGATTATATGAATTCGAAAGGAGGACTTATAAGAAACATACAGTTCCTTTATATACTCAAGCTTCTATAATTGAGGAAATGAGAAATAAGGAGATTGGTAGACCATCTACTTACTCGAAAATCATAGACATATTATTTAAGAGGGGTTATATTATAGAGGACTCCTATAAAAGGATTAGATCAACTCAGCTCGGGAGAAAAGTATACACTTTTTTAAAGAATAAATATAGAGATTATATCGTTGAAGAAACCACAAGAGATTTAGAAAAATTGATGGAGATTGTAGAAAAGGGAGAAAAAGATTACCAGGAAGTTTTAAGTTCTTTATATAGTGACCTTCAAAAACTAATGAGGGAATAG
- a CDS encoding KaiC domain-containing protein → MRKVRTGIPGMDEILYGGIPERNIVLLSGGPGTGKTIFSQQFLWNGLQNGEAGVYLALEEHPLQIRKNMEQFGWDVETYEKDGLFVIVDGFTGGIGSSAEYEEYIVKDIGDERELIDVLRRAIKEHQAKRVVIDSVTTLYISKPMMARSVIFQLKKVLAGLGCTSLFVSQVSVTEKGFGGPGVEHGVDGIIRLDLDEIDGVLKRSLVVWKMRGTAHSMKRHPFDITDKGIVVHID, encoded by the coding sequence ATGAGAAAGGTTAGGACAGGAATTCCCGGAATGGATGAGATTCTATATGGAGGAATACCAGAGAGAAATATTGTGTTACTTTCTGGAGGTCCTGGGACAGGAAAGACGATTTTTAGCCAACAATTTTTATGGAATGGACTACAAAATGGAGAAGCTGGTGTTTATCTTGCATTAGAGGAACATCCTCTACAGATTAGGAAGAATATGGAACAGTTTGGTTGGGATGTTGAGACTTATGAGAAGGATGGGCTTTTTGTAATTGTAGATGGTTTTACTGGGGGAATTGGAAGTAGTGCAGAATATGAGGAATATATTGTGAAAGATATTGGTGATGAGAGGGAGTTAATTGATGTATTAAGAAGAGCCATTAAAGAACATCAAGCGAAAAGAGTTGTTATCGATTCTGTAACAACCCTTTATATTTCAAAACCTATGATGGCGAGGAGTGTTATCTTTCAGTTAAAGAAGGTTTTAGCAGGACTTGGATGTACTTCTCTCTTCGTGAGTCAGGTTTCGGTTACTGAGAAGGGATTTGGTGGTCCTGGAGTTGAACATGGTGTAGATGGGATTATTAGACTGGACTTGGATGAGATAGATGGTGTATTGAAGAGAAGTCTTGTTGTATGGAAGATGAGGGGGACTGCCCATTCTATGAAAAGGCATCCCTTTGATATTACTGATAAGGGAATTGTAGTTCATATAGATTAA
- a CDS encoding heat-shock protein Hsp20 encodes MLRRYWDPFAELRRLEREIDRLFSEFTAIEPFEERTRTAFAPAIDLYETPENLVLKVDLPGFKPEDVDISVTEDQVVIEGEVKEEQEVKEENVYRKERRYGRVYRRIDLPKPVVPDKAEAVYKNGILTLTLPKAKPEKVEGIKIKIKEEK; translated from the coding sequence ATGTTAAGAAGATATTGGGATCCATTTGCTGAACTTAGAAGATTAGAAAGAGAGATTGATAGGTTATTCTCCGAATTTACTGCTATAGAACCTTTTGAGGAAAGAACAAGAACTGCTTTTGCTCCAGCTATTGATCTATATGAAACTCCAGAAAATTTAGTTTTAAAGGTAGATTTACCAGGATTTAAACCAGAGGACGTAGATATTAGTGTAACAGAGGATCAAGTAGTAATCGAAGGAGAGGTTAAGGAAGAACAAGAAGTTAAAGAGGAGAATGTTTACAGAAAAGAGAGAAGATACGGAAGAGTATATAGAAGAATTGACCTTCCAAAGCCTGTAGTACCAGATAAAGCAGAGGCTGTTTATAAAAATGGAATCCTTACCTTAACATTACCAAAAGCTAAACCAGAAAAAGTAGAAGGAATTAAGATAAAGATAAAGGAAGAGAAATAG
- a CDS encoding adenosylhomocysteinase, with protein MSKIKDSRLWGEGDKKIYWAKIHMPVLNSLDKDYGLHKPLLGKTIGMCIHIEAKTACLALALKNAGANIALCGSNPLSTQDDVCASLVKEGIEVFAWRGETIDEYKENLREVLRLKPDILIDDGFDLTTTLLKEFPSLKERVIGVGEETTTGVIRAKALLEEKGLPFPVVAVNNARVKFLFDNRYGTGESALASFMRNTNLLVGGKVFVISGFGWVGRGLAQKLQGMKARVIVTEVDPVKAMEAVMEGFEVMPIDDAAKIGDVFITATGNCKVIREEHFLSMKDGAILANAGHFNVEIDMEGLEKIKKEKKEVRENIMEYLLPNGRRIYVIAEGRLLNLAGGDGHPVEIMDLSFAVQYLVMLWLNKKGRNLPHSVIDVPREIEENIAKRKLESMGIKWDLLTEEQKKYLKSWEV; from the coding sequence ATGAGCAAAATAAAGGATAGTAGATTATGGGGGGAAGGGGATAAAAAGATTTATTGGGCAAAAATTCACATGCCTGTTTTAAATTCTTTAGATAAAGATTATGGATTACACAAACCCTTATTAGGAAAAACTATTGGAATGTGTATACATATAGAGGCAAAAACTGCATGTCTGGCTTTAGCTTTAAAAAATGCAGGAGCTAATATTGCATTATGTGGTAGTAATCCTCTGTCAACCCAAGATGATGTTTGCGCAAGTTTAGTAAAGGAAGGCATAGAGGTGTTTGCTTGGAGGGGGGAAACTATTGATGAATACAAAGAAAATTTAAGAGAAGTTTTAAGATTAAAGCCAGATATTTTGATAGACGATGGCTTTGATCTTACAACAACTCTTTTAAAAGAATTTCCCTCATTGAAGGAAAGGGTTATTGGAGTTGGAGAAGAAACTACCACAGGAGTTATCAGGGCAAAAGCACTTTTAGAGGAAAAAGGACTTCCCTTTCCTGTGGTAGCAGTAAATAATGCACGGGTAAAATTCCTTTTTGATAATAGATATGGAACAGGAGAATCTGCATTAGCTTCTTTTATGAGGAATACGAATCTTTTAGTGGGAGGTAAAGTTTTTGTTATATCCGGTTTTGGATGGGTTGGAAGGGGTTTAGCCCAAAAGTTACAAGGAATGAAGGCGAGAGTTATTGTTACAGAAGTAGATCCTGTTAAGGCTATGGAAGCAGTCATGGAAGGATTTGAAGTAATGCCAATAGATGATGCTGCAAAGATAGGAGATGTTTTTATAACTGCTACAGGAAATTGTAAGGTTATAAGGGAAGAACATTTTCTTTCTATGAAGGATGGAGCAATTTTAGCTAATGCTGGACATTTTAACGTAGAGATTGATATGGAGGGATTAGAAAAGATAAAAAAGGAGAAGAAAGAAGTAAGAGAAAATATAATGGAGTATCTTCTCCCAAATGGAAGAAGAATATATGTGATTGCAGAAGGTAGACTTCTAAATCTTGCAGGAGGGGATGGACATCCTGTTGAAATTATGGATTTGTCTTTTGCAGTTCAGTATTTGGTAATGCTTTGGTTAAATAAGAAGGGGAGAAATTTACCACATTCTGTTATAGATGTTCCAAGAGAAATAGAGGAGAATATAGCGAAAAGAAAATTAGAAAGTATGGGGATAAAATGGGATCTGTTAACGGAAGAGCAGAAAAAGTATTTAAAAAGTTGGGAAGTATAA
- a CDS encoding nucleoside 2-deoxyribosyltransferase, giving the protein MKIYFAGAIRGGRENQEIFERIIKFLKEKGLIVLTEHVGYKNVLEVESNFTPEEIYERDMRFLKECDLLIAEVSTPSLGVGYEIAKAEDMGKDIICFCKSNIPLSALILGNKNLKLYFYDSIEDIFNILDKYIRG; this is encoded by the coding sequence ATGAAAATATATTTTGCAGGTGCCATTAGAGGAGGAAGAGAAAATCAAGAAATTTTTGAGAGAATAATAAAATTCTTAAAAGAAAAAGGACTAATTGTATTAACAGAACATGTAGGATATAAAAATGTTTTAGAGGTAGAATCTAATTTTACTCCAGAAGAGATCTATGAAAGAGATATGAGATTCTTAAAAGAATGTGACTTATTAATCGCTGAAGTATCAACCCCATCCTTAGGAGTTGGTTATGAAATTGCTAAAGCAGAGGATATGGGGAAAGATATAATATGTTTTTGTAAAAGCAATATTCCACTTTCTGCTTTAATCCTGGGTAATAAAAACTTAAAACTGTACTTTTATGATTCTATTGAGGATATTTTTAATATTTTAGATAAATATATACGGGGGTAA
- a CDS encoding Clp protease ClpC codes for MAQKMCDICGIRPATVRVSIIRNGRRQTLDLCQEDYMKLRQRERRFSPLESLFLGDFLKDFFGEEFEPFGFEEGFEREAVDLESYLSDIAKELLQKAGKKALDFGMSQVDTEHLLYVLTENETVQEILKRFNVNPQDIRGYIEYNAPRGTFKAPNREFEMDVSPRLKSALERAFWSARELGHNYIGPEHLLIGLAEEPDGLAYDILKRFGVNPEEVRPSVVQLVGRGMEEGRSRYGTPTPNLDKYSRDLTALARQGKLDPVIGRAKEIETIIEILARRKKNNPVLIGEPGVGKTAIVEGLAQRIVKGEVPEVLRNKRLVELNVNSLVSGTKYRGEFEERVKQVLDEIIANQDKLIIFIDEIHNIVGAGAAGESTMDLANVFKPALARGELHLIGATTLNEYQKYIEKDAALERRFQPVFISEPTVEQTIMILKGLRDRFEAHHKVKITDEAIVAAATLADRYITNRYLPDKAIDLLDQACAKVRISLTSRPAEIHELEAKLNQLKREQEYATSRKQFDKAKELEEQIKKLEEELRNAEENWKKQVSSGTAEVKAKHIAEIVSTLTGIPVTELTVDERERLLRLEEKLHERVVAQEEAVKAVANAIRLARAGLREGNRPIATFLFLGPTGVGKTELAKALAWAVFGDEDAIIRIDMSEYMERHTVSRLIGAPPGYVGYEEGGQLTEKVRRRPYSVILLDEIEKAHPDVHNILLQVFDEGRLTDGKGRTVDFTNTIIIATSNIGSDIIQYNLNAPEHEKLSYEQLKEKLMGLLRKHFRPEFLNRIDEIIVFHALSQENIKDIVRLQLERVKRTAKGQGILLNFDESIIDYLAKVGYQPEYGARELKRKIRTELETKLAEAMLKGDITEGDEVLVRYDEDEKKVVFEKVKSKEEVKEGVDPKTN; via the coding sequence ATGGCACAGAAAATGTGCGATATATGTGGAATAAGACCTGCTACAGTGCGGGTTTCAATTATAAGAAATGGAAGGAGACAAACCCTTGATCTATGTCAAGAGGATTATATGAAATTAAGACAAAGGGAGAGAAGATTCTCTCCACTGGAATCTTTATTTTTAGGTGATTTTCTAAAAGATTTCTTTGGAGAAGAATTTGAACCCTTTGGTTTTGAAGAGGGATTTGAAAGGGAGGCTGTAGATCTTGAATCCTATCTCAGCGACATTGCCAAAGAACTTTTACAAAAAGCTGGAAAAAAGGCTTTAGATTTTGGTATGTCGCAGGTAGACACAGAACATCTTCTTTATGTACTTACAGAAAATGAAACTGTTCAAGAAATTCTTAAGAGGTTTAATGTGAACCCTCAAGATATAAGAGGTTATATTGAATATAATGCCCCAAGAGGGACTTTTAAGGCACCAAATAGAGAGTTTGAAATGGATGTTTCTCCAAGGCTGAAAAGTGCTTTAGAGAGAGCATTTTGGTCTGCAAGGGAACTTGGACATAATTATATTGGTCCTGAACATCTTTTAATTGGTCTTGCGGAGGAGCCTGATGGTTTAGCTTATGACATATTAAAAAGATTTGGAGTAAATCCTGAAGAAGTTAGACCATCGGTTGTCCAGCTTGTTGGAAGAGGAATGGAAGAGGGAAGGTCAAGGTATGGTACACCAACACCAAACCTTGATAAATATTCAAGAGATCTAACCGCCCTTGCAAGACAAGGGAAACTTGATCCTGTAATTGGTAGAGCAAAGGAGATAGAAACTATAATTGAAATATTAGCAAGGAGAAAGAAAAATAATCCTGTTTTAATTGGTGAGCCAGGGGTAGGTAAAACCGCTATTGTTGAAGGATTAGCTCAAAGAATTGTTAAAGGAGAAGTTCCAGAGGTTTTGAGGAATAAAAGATTAGTAGAATTGAATGTTAATTCTTTAGTATCTGGTACGAAATATAGGGGTGAATTTGAAGAAAGAGTAAAACAAGTCTTAGATGAGATAATAGCAAATCAAGACAAGCTCATAATATTTATTGACGAGATTCATAACATTGTAGGAGCTGGTGCAGCTGGCGAAAGTACCATGGATCTTGCCAATGTATTTAAACCGGCTCTTGCAAGAGGAGAATTACATCTCATAGGAGCAACTACATTGAATGAATATCAAAAATATATTGAAAAAGATGCTGCTTTGGAAAGAAGATTTCAGCCAGTATTTATATCAGAGCCAACAGTTGAGCAAACCATAATGATTCTTAAGGGGTTAAGGGATAGATTTGAGGCACATCATAAGGTCAAAATAACAGACGAGGCGATTGTTGCTGCTGCTACTTTGGCGGATAGATATATAACAAATAGATATCTTCCTGATAAGGCAATAGATCTATTGGATCAAGCCTGTGCAAAAGTGAGAATAAGTTTAACTTCTCGACCTGCAGAAATTCATGAATTAGAAGCTAAACTTAACCAATTAAAGAGAGAACAAGAGTATGCTACTTCAAGAAAACAATTTGATAAAGCAAAAGAATTGGAGGAGCAAATTAAGAAATTAGAAGAAGAATTAAGGAATGCAGAAGAGAATTGGAAAAAACAAGTATCATCAGGTACTGCAGAGGTTAAGGCAAAGCATATTGCTGAGATAGTCTCTACTCTAACGGGTATTCCTGTAACTGAGCTTACAGTAGATGAAAGAGAAAGATTGTTAAGATTAGAAGAGAAGCTTCATGAAAGAGTAGTAGCACAAGAGGAAGCAGTAAAAGCGGTAGCTAATGCAATTAGGCTTGCAAGAGCAGGATTAAGAGAAGGAAACCGTCCTATAGCTACATTCCTCTTCTTAGGACCTACTGGTGTTGGAAAAACTGAGCTTGCTAAAGCATTAGCTTGGGCTGTGTTTGGTGATGAGGATGCAATAATAAGAATAGATATGAGTGAATACATGGAGAGACATACAGTCTCAAGATTGATTGGCGCACCACCAGGATATGTAGGATATGAAGAGGGCGGACAATTAACTGAAAAGGTAAGAAGAAGACCATACAGTGTTATTCTATTAGATGAGATTGAAAAGGCACATCCTGATGTTCATAACATATTATTGCAGGTATTCGATGAGGGTAGATTAACAGATGGAAAAGGAAGAACTGTTGACTTTACAAATACAATTATAATAGCTACGAGTAATATTGGTTCTGATATAATTCAGTATAATTTGAATGCTCCTGAGCACGAGAAATTAAGTTATGAACAATTAAAAGAGAAATTGATGGGACTTTTGAGAAAGCACTTTAGACCAGAATTTCTTAATAGGATAGATGAAATAATAGTTTTCCATGCGTTAAGTCAGGAGAATATTAAGGACATAGTAAGATTGCAACTTGAAAGAGTTAAGAGAACTGCCAAAGGACAAGGAATTTTGTTAAACTTTGATGAATCTATTATAGATTACCTGGCTAAAGTGGGGTATCAACCAGAATATGGAGCAAGAGAGTTGAAGAGAAAGATTAGAACAGAGCTTGAGACAAAATTAGCAGAAGCCATGCTTAAAGGTGATATTACAGAAGGAGATGAGGTATTGGTTAGATATGATGAGGATGAGAAAAAGGTAGTTTTTGAAAAAGTAAAAAGTAAGGAAGAAGTTAAAGAAGGAGTGGACCCAAAGACTAATTAA